The DNA sequence TGGCGCAGGTTTGTGCAGGTAACCGAGTCCTTTCCTGCCAGAGGGGTCCCGAGTCTGTGCCGCCGCGGGTGAGCAGCCTAGGCCTCGCTGGAGGACTGGGAGCTCCCCCGGAGCAGCAGGGCGCGGTAGGCGGGGGAGCTGAGGAAGCGGGGGTAGGAGTCCCGGTGCATGAGCGTGTAGATCTGCAGCTGCGCGTCATCGAACGTGTGCGCCGACGGCTCCTGCATCTTCTTGTTGATGCCTTCCCGCACGCGCGAGTCCAGGCTCACCTGCGGGAGGGGATGCCGGCGTCAGGGGCCCTGCAGGggtccccgccccagcccccccAAGCCCCGCCCTGGGTCCCCACGGCGGCGCACCTCTTTGGGGGACAGAATGGACACGTAGTCCTCATAGATGAGCCTGGCCTTCTCGTCCACCACGTGCTGGTTGGCCTCAGCCTTGAGCTCCTCACAGGCCAGCCAGAAGAGCATGTTCTCCTCGCTGTACTCCGTGCGCAGAAACTCCCGGAACACGCTCCGTCCCGCCGGGCTGTGCATCAGCTTGTCGAACGACTGCGCCCAGCTCTGCACCTCCTCGGGGCTCGGCGCGGCGCTGTGGGCATTCCCCGCCAGGCCAGGTCAGGCCTGCACCCCCCGCCACCCAGACTCACGCACGCACGCGGTCGGCCACACCTACCATGCCTCGCAGCCGGGGAGAGGCCGCAGCTTGTTCTCCCGGGAGGCCCGCCACGCTCGCCGCCGCTCCTCAGCCCTGCccgcagagagagaggtggcTCTGGCCTCCGCGGTACACCTGCGCTGGgtgcgcgcacgcacgcacacacccacCCACGGCACAGACACGCGCGCGCACCCACCCACCCACGCTCAGACGCGCGCGCGCACCCATACAGCGAGCGCGCACCCACACGCACGGCAGACACGCGCGCACCCACCCACGGCACAGACAGCGCGCACCCACACGCACCCTCAcccacacacgcgcgcgcacacaagGCACGGGGGCGCCCAGCTTCTGCGTGAAGCCCTGCGGGAGGGCCGCTCTGCAGTTGCTCCTGGCCCACCCGCGGGGGAAGGGCTGAGCCTTCAAGCACCCGCGTCGTCACTCGGGGGTGTGTGTGCGTAACAGTACCCATGTATATACATAGCAGGGAGACGCCCTGAAACtacattgtgtttatttatttacttagttaagaaaaaagattttattaatttatttgagggagagagagcaccagcaggggggaggagccccaagagagggagaagcagactccccgctgagcaggaagaccaacgtggggctcaaacccaggaccccgggatcgtgtcctgagcctgaggcagatgcttcTCCAACGgagcccccccaggcaccccaaaactacATCGTGTTTAAAGTGTCCCTAAAGTAACAGCGTCTTTCTCTCATTAAGATACAAGTTTTCCTTAAGTTTTCAAGACATGGCATCAGGGCTGGCTTCCACAGCCACGCCTCCAGCCAGACCTCCCTCCACGTCTAACAGACATCTCAAACCCAAACAGCCAGCCCCCGTTCCTCTCTTACCCTGCCTGCTAAACCCCAAACTCTCCCTCGGTCCCACAGGCAAAGTCAGTGCGTCCTAATTTTTCGTGGCCACCCCTCTCCCATCTCACGCCTGAATTGCTCACTGGTCAGCTGATACCCCTTTGAGGGACACATGGGGGGGGCTCCGTCGgtggtctgccttcggctcaggctgtgatcccggggtcctgggctggagccccacagcaggctcccggctcagtgggggttctgcttctccctctgcctccccccacttgtgcccatgctctctctctctctctgtctcaaataaataaataaaatcttaaaaaaaaagatcccccTTTAAGTCCCCATAGCACTGTCCATTCAACCCccaggagctggaagcctgaaTAGGGCTAGGCCTCTGTCAATTGAAAACTCCCAACAGCATCTCTGCTGGCCTACAGAACCCCCTTACCACCTgggggccccacccccaccctctggcAGGCTGCTCTGGAAGCTCATCCCCGTCGTCCCCAGGCCAGGTCCCTGCTCACTGTCCCTCCCCGTAACATTGTGTAGGACAGGCTTCTGTCTCGTCCCTCTGTGGGACCCCAGGGCCAGCTGAGGCTGTGTCCCAGCGGCGTCTGCAAGTGCTGAGTAAATGGACAGATGTGGTGCACCTGGTGGGCTGGCCAGTGCCTGCACACGGGCACACCCTCAGACCCTTTACACCTGAAAAGCCACACACGCAGAGGGGTCTGGGCACTGGCCACTGGTCAGCAGGGCCCAGGGGCCCTGGGATAAGAGCTGTGGGGGGCACAGGCCTCCTGCCTTCAGGGGATGCCTCAGAGGCCACCTGAGGGTTTGGGGACAGGCCCTACAGCCCCACATCTGCACAGCTCGCCCCCCCGGCcctgcccccccactccccagaccCCACGTACCGGGAACAGCCGCAACAGCAGCACCAGCACAAGCAGCAGGGGTTGCGGCTGGGGGCAGCCGGGGGGGCTGCGTCATGGCTGGACATCGAGGGGGGCTGGTCTGCCTCCTGCGGCCCGACGTGCTGGTGACACGGAGGCTTCCTCAGCTCCAGGCCGAGCCGCGGCCCACACACCTTCTCCCCGACTCCCCTGGGTGGGCAACCCCCGCCTCCCGCCTCCCagctctccccccccccgccccgttccCACaaggggggcagaggcaggggaggaggtggTGCACCTGCTTCTCAGTCTCATGTGGGGCGGGCatgggtggggggcggtggccCGGCTCCGTGGTGCTGGCTCCGGGACCCTCCCCACAGCCTGGGGGTCTGGGAAGAGAGTGGAGGTTCTCACTGAGAACCGGGGGCCGTAGCCTCTACTCGTGCCCTGGAAGGGGTCCCGAgagtctctccctccttcccagacCCCGGGGGcctgctgccctgccccccactccgTTCAGGCTCCTATTCCGCCCAGGCCGACACCAGCGCCGTGAGCCGGGACAGAGCTGGTGAGGAGGGGGCCCCAGGCAAGATCTCCACAGGAGGTTCCGGGACACCCCCATCTGCTCCGTCCCTGGGAAGCCGGAAGTCTGGGTTCCTCTTTCTTGGTTTCCGGCTCCTGGCCCCTCCCAGGGGGACTGGGGGCCCCACGGGTCTGGGGCTATCAGGTTAATGCACGGGGGTGGTGGCCGGACATCTGgaccctccccagctccctccatTCTGGGTTTTCTGCAGCGGGGGGAGGGTCGCCCCCGCCGGGAGTGCCTGTCTGCAGGTCTCTAGGCCTGCAGCATGGAGAGGAGTGGGCCAGGACTTTCCCAGGGTGGGAAACGCAGCAGGGCGCGGGGGAGGAGGGCCATGAACCCCCTAGCCGTGAGCCCATGGCTTCTGTCCTCTGGGTCCTGGGCCCTGCCTCCAGGACCCAACCCCCAGCTGGTACTGACCACACCCAGGGgttcccagcctcccttccccccaccccaccaggctGTGGAAACCAATGCGACCTTCGGTGCCAGTGGTGGAGGGGCGTGGGGGGTAGCAAGGGGTTGGGGTGTCCTGCTCCCTGAGTCAGACATGTGGGGTTGCTGGAGGAGGCGAGGGTCAGCATCCTTTTCAGTACCTGTACCCACGTTTCAGGGTAGAGGCACGCAGGGGACCCTGGGCCCTGGAGTCCCAAGACAGGGTGAGGAGCTTGACCCTCCCACCACCATCCCCTCATGAGGCCAACCACAGATCCCGGAGTCCCCACCGCGGGGAGGGGGTCAATCAGTGCCCTGGGGGCAGTTCTGAATGCTTTCCCAGCACGGCCCCTGCCTGCGCCCACCTTGGCCTAAGTGAGGACACACAGGGCCCAGGGGCTCCCCTGCACGGCTGATAAGGCCCTTCCTGAGCCACCCGGTCCTGCCCTCACCCCCATCTTGGCGCCTGGAGGCTCATGACTTGCTCTCACTTTATTTTCTCACGTCATTGCCATCCTCCCTGCTGTCCCCACCCCTCTGCTTGTGGACTTTCAATCCCCATTTGCGCCATGTTGGCTTCTTGGGGTCTCCCAGggtaggagggaaggaggagctcTAGGACAGGCACCATGGCAGAAGCAGGCTGGGCAGGTCTTGGAGCAGGGACGCCGGGACGGCATGTACACCAGAGCACCCCTGCCTCCAGGACCTGGGCACGCAGAGTCCCTGCCCTGACCCAAAGCTAGGGGTCAAGTGTAGGGTTCCCTGGGGCTGAGGCCCCTGACCAGCTACCTGACTTCCCCTGAGATCCTGGGGGAGGGGACCCTCAAACTGGGTCCCAGAGACTCTGGGCAAGCAGATGGGGGAGCAGCAGctgagagcctgcctctccctcaggGGTCGCgcttctggggaaaggaaggggTGTGGCAACCTCTGGTCTAGGCGGAAAactgctcttcctcctctgcacccccccccacggtgagtgggggcagggtctgtcccctccccccccccgcaccccaaGACTCAGCTCTGAGTTAGAGGAGGGGCCCTGTCTGGGAGTGCAGATCCAGGGGGGCCCTGGGGCTGGAGGCTGCATTTGGGGTCCGTGTCTTCTGTCCCTCTTGCAGGCCTGGACTGGCTCCCTGTGCCCTTCTCAGGCTGGCTGGGGTTCTCTGGACGCCCGCTCTCTCCTGAGGGGCGACAGGGTCTGAACTGGGGTTTCTGTCCCCCATCCTGGCATTTGGGAGGTGATGCATTCCCCTTTCCCAGCCCCTTGGGGGCTCTGGTCCCCAAGTCTGGGATGGGAGAGGCTGGACAGGCAGCGAGCCTGGCCCCTGGGGACAGAGGTTCCCTTGGGAGCAGCAGCTACTCTGCTCCGCAGAAGGAAAAAGAACGTCCCTGAGCCCGCCCagtccaaaaaaagaagaagaaaatgtgacAATCCCAGAAAAAAATGCCATAACCTTTGGGCGGAGGGCTGACAGAGGGGATCCTTTCTTTGATTCTGAGGGTACTCAGTACCCTTGAGGTCTGCTGCCCCCCCATTTGATTGGTGGGGGGAGCCCCAGCCTGACTCCTCCAAGGCAGGCCAGGTCTTTCTAACCCTGGTGACCCTTGCCCCCCCCTTCTGCAGTGGTGGGGGCAACctacttctctcttcctcctgctgctgGCAAGGTTTGGCCTGGTAGAGCTTGTCTCCTTCTTCAGGGGCCCCTTCCTCTAACCTCTGACGCCCCCACCCCTGTCTCAAGGAACTCGCCATGGCGCCCCACTCACCATCGACCCAAAGGCGAGGTGGGGGCGGGATGTGCCAGGTTCCCTCTGGGCCCCACCCTGGCTGCCGAAGGGGCGTGCACCGCAGCAGCAGGGACTCGACTCGGACGGCAGGACGTACTCCTGCGGCGTTCTGGAGGGAGGCCGGCGCCGGGAGCCCCCGATCAGCAGGGGTCGGGGGCGCAGCGCCTCCCCTGCGCCTTGCAGGGTGAGTGGCTGCCAGATCcaaggggatgggggtgggggcggacAGGGTGTCCCGcctcggcccctccccaccaggcTGGGGGGGGCGGGAGACGCGGAAACGGGGGTTCTTCCGGCCCCCCCTTGAGCAATCACTTCCCCAGGTTCTGAgctgcagaaaaaggggaaccgggttgcagcaccccctcccccacgcgCGGGGGACTGGCTCCAGTCTCGCCGCGGCCCAGGGTCCACGTGGACCCCGCGGCTGGAGTCCTTGGGGTGCGGATCCCGGCGCCAGCTCCCGCGGCTCCCGCCCCGTACGGCccccgggcccggggcccggAGGGGCAGGGCCGCCGTCCTCggcgccgcgcgcgcgcgcgcgcgcgcactcACCGGCCGCGCTCCCGAGCCGCTCGCGCCGCCGCCGCTGGCCCGCGCGCCCCGAGGTCCGGCTGGATCGTCGGGGAGGGGGCGCAGGGTGCAGTGCGCAGGCGCCTCGGCCGCACTTCCCCAAAGCGCGGGGCCGGGACTTCCTCGCGCGGGGAGGCGCCCGGCCCGCCCTGCCAggcgcgccccgccccgcgctcGGCGGGCCTCATgccccacccgccccctccccagcacccGGCAGGTCCGGCGGGGCGCCCAGGTCCCCACCATCGCCCAGGGTAGCCCGTGGAGATGGGGGCTATAACGGGGCCTCTGGCGCCAGGACGGCCTGAGCCGGCACCGGATAGACGGGGGTGGCCGGGTCCCCCACTCTGTTCAGGGGGCCAGTCCGGCTTTGCCATTCTTGTGGGTGTTCACGAGACTCTGGTCCAGTGTCTGACCCCAAGAGCCCTCAAGTCTCGGGGGTCCCTCCAGGCCCAGCCCTAAGCGTCTCTGCGACTGTGGACTCGCGCCTGTAAGGTGGGGTTAAGCGTACGCCGGCTGCTCGAGGGACTTCCCCAGGAAAGGGGGTCTGATGCCGAGGTGCCGGCGGGTGCAGGGGGTGTGGGTTCTTACATCTGGAGTCACCGAATGTTCCTGTCTGTGGGGCAGGCTGAGTCTCTTCCGAAGCCTCCAGTTGCCCCACGATGCCTTAAAGTTTAAAGCCACGCCCTCCCTGTTTTGCCACGATGCCTGTCCCTTCCCCTTGGCTGACCCTCCTGATACTTTATGACCCATTACAGCTGTCAGTTAGCTTTCTTATCCCAGCATGCTTTGGGCCAGTGTCACCCTGGTGGCGACCCTGCCCTGGAAACATCTGCAGAGGGTCTGTGCCCCCGGCCTCGCACCACGAGCATGTCCTGGCCCTTAGCAGGCCCGCCGCCCGGTGGGCTCCTGATGCCTGAGGCCGGCTCACAGAATGCCTTCCAGTTGCACAAGTCGATATGCCCGCGTTTCTCAGAACTCTTCAAGGTGACCAGGGAAGTGGTGATTTTACATGGGctcctcattcattcagcaattaTCTGGGTGTTCCCTGTGCGCCCGACTTGGGCCCCAGCAGCGAGTGAGACCGACCTGCCCTGGCGCAGACAAGAAACAGACTGGCAGACTGGGTTAGGGGTCAGGAGGGCTAAGGAGGACCTCGgagcagagggaggcaggcaTCACTCAGCAAAGGAGAGCATTGGAGAACGGCCAGGCAGGGGCCTTGGGAGAGGGGAGGCCAAGCTGGAGGAGAGTGTGGGACAAGGTCAGAGAGGTGAGGGGGCCCTGCAGGCTGATGGGCCTCCTGGGGCTGTGTGCCCCGGGGGCCTTGGCCGGCATGACCACAAGACTCTCTGGCTGCCGGGCCAACAGCAAGGCCAGAGCAGAGACTGGAAGTCTGTCCAGCCGGCGGGCAGCTGCTTCTTGTTTAGCCTTGGTCACCATCCTGAGAGATGGGTCCCAAAGAGCCAGGACACAGCTGTGCCCGTCGAACAGCCAGGCTGCGTCCCGAGAAGTGTGAGGCCAGCTGACCATGGGGGCAGCTCAGCACCCCCCGAGGCCCACTCATGCTGTTCCCTACTCCCCTGTCCTCTCAGCCCTCCATACACCGCACCTTCTGTGGCCACTCACCCATGTCCTCGGGCCACTTGGGCCTGCACTCCATTCCCCTCACCCCAGCTATCCTGGTGGTCCTGCGTCTTCTCCGGTGAGTCTGTCTCTGCCCAGGGCATACCCATCTTCCACGGCTGGGAGCCCGGACGGGCTGGCAGGGAGTTGCTGGAGGTTGTGTAGCAGGTGCGGTGGCTGTGGGATTCAACACCAGGACCCTCTGTGCAGGGCATGAGCATGATCACAGCCCCAGGAATCCAGCCAATCTGGCAGTCCCCAGGATGCTGGGCTCTGCCTGTAGGCTTCGCTCTCCCATCGCAGAAGCCTCTTCTGGGCCCCAGAGAAATGTCCTCAGCCACCTGCCCTGGCCTCCTCTGCAGACCTAGGGCCCCCCtccctggtgtggggctcaaagGGCCCGCCTGCCATGTGTCAGCTCAGTGCCCGGTACAGAGCTGCCCTCGGCCACCCTCTGGCTGGTCTTCTCCGCGGGACTCTGTGTGGTCGCCCGAGGCAGAGGGACCACACCCTTGTGGAGCCCTCACTGTGCTCACTCACGGCCCAGGTGAGACCCTCAAGATCTcgattttaaagataaagaaatgggGACTCAGAGAAGTGATGGAATGAGATCTGCATTTACCAAACAGATAACACGGTCCTAGGTGGTCAGTACCTGCGCAAGAGACAGAGTGCTGGGGTCCTGGAGAGTCAGGGCTGGCCGTTATCCTATGCGTGACAGAGAGAatgcctccctctccctggtgATTCGTTTTCAGCCCCTGCTCTGCcctgttcctccctccccagctctgctcAAACACGCCCTCCCCTCACCACGGCCGCACTGCACGGCTCTCCCCTTCGTCCCAGACCTGCCGCAGACTCTACACATGGCTCTGGGTGCGGACGAGGCCAAGGGCGGCGACAGCACGGAAAAGGTGAAGGGTCGGGTACAGGGGGAGAAGGGCTTCCTGGGGCCACTCAGCAGGCCTCCCTGGCCCCCCGGGGGGGTTTGTCTCAGTCCTTTCAGCCCCCACTGCAGCAGCCATCTAAGCGctaggagggaagaaaggggagaCATGGCCAAGTTCTAGGCTCAAAAATTGTGTGACAGTGAGAAGAGTAAGTTCTCTACAGGAAAATCTGTCTACGAAGTAAGTACTTGGAGCGGCCACAGGAGGAGGCTTGTCAGAACGGGACATGGGTGGTTTCCTTCCCGCATGTGTGCGTCTATGCGTAAGGGGC is a window from the Meles meles chromosome 16, mMelMel3.1 paternal haplotype, whole genome shotgun sequence genome containing:
- the RGS19 gene encoding regulator of G-protein signaling 19 isoform X3, which encodes MPAPHETEKQHVGPQEADQPPSMSSHDAAPPAAPSRNPCCLCWCCCCGCSRAEERRRAWRASRENKLRPLPGCEACAAPSPEEVQSWAQSFDKLMHSPAGRSVFREFLRTEYSEENMLFWLACEELKAEANQHVVDEKARLIYEDYVSILSPKEVSLDSRVREGINKKMQEPSAHTFDDAQLQIYTLMHRDSYPRFLSSPAYRALLLRGSSQSSSEA
- the RGS19 gene encoding regulator of G-protein signaling 19 isoform X1; translation: MRPAERGAGRAWQGGPGASPREEVPAPRFGEVRPRRLRTAPCAPSPTIQPDLGARGPAAAARAARERGRTPQEYVLPSESSPCCCGARPFGSQGGAQREPGTSRPHLAFGSMHVGPQEADQPPSMSSHDAAPPAAPSRNPCCLCWCCCCGCSRAEERRRAWRASRENKLRPLPGCEACAAPSPEEVQSWAQSFDKLMHSPAGRSVFREFLRTEYSEENMLFWLACEELKAEANQHVVDEKARLIYEDYVSILSPKEVSLDSRVREGINKKMQEPSAHTFDDAQLQIYTLMHRDSYPRFLSSPAYRALLLRGSSQSSSEA
- the RGS19 gene encoding regulator of G-protein signaling 19 isoform X2, which produces MGMPWAETDSPEKTQDHQDSWGEGNGVQAQVARGHGTPQEYVLPSESSPCCCGARPFGSQGGAQREPGTSRPHLAFGSMHVGPQEADQPPSMSSHDAAPPAAPSRNPCCLCWCCCCGCSRAEERRRAWRASRENKLRPLPGCEACAAPSPEEVQSWAQSFDKLMHSPAGRSVFREFLRTEYSEENMLFWLACEELKAEANQHVVDEKARLIYEDYVSILSPKEVSLDSRVREGINKKMQEPSAHTFDDAQLQIYTLMHRDSYPRFLSSPAYRALLLRGSSQSSSEA